The proteins below are encoded in one region of Strix aluco isolate bStrAlu1 chromosome 8, bStrAlu1.hap1, whole genome shotgun sequence:
- the PDE4DIP gene encoding myomegalin isoform X10 has product MRAPRRRDPCSGDGPAVLPGASCMAASQDRPWGEGDEDPVLAEPGGSHGPPGAQPQPGPLVQTCLLRDLEMGPLAQTQTLRDFEQHLNDLKKENFSLKLRIYFLEERVQQKGEGSRDDVYRRNIELKVEVESLKRELQEKQQALDNTWVAAENQTTRSQAALRQQYEERQRESEHVYELLENKIQLLQEEARLARSEAEQATALARAEAERCRELAGKLKEAARMKEEERSDDGCGAMAQRRIEELTQELADSHRLVETLSAEKHDLQQRLEEPPAMGGQNLQDEHQQLAPGDPAAGEHVPDLCVAELQGKIQQFEAANKLLQEKLNELNFELKSVQETSQRQDCTIQSLNEVLKSKESKTEELYHIIEGQNETMGKLRDMLHRSHLGQLQMSESPLSSQEQQMSLLDLQNTLFCTKLEVQKLKRAQRQKEHQLTEARRATQLLETMVHEEEQQKEAALKHNQELRAVVQQLQAELQDKAQQLQTVEWEKCRELQAQEQKVHRLSQHLARKEQLLQESRELLQCQQSSDKSPAAMNAMLEKLQQRVSDRDDALERAVDEKFCALEKKEQELQQLHLSIRERGSDLERLRNVLSSNEATIHSLESLLKAKTLELEQVSATCQNLQWLKEEIEAKSCIRQKEQEGIIQQLQTCLHDRNKEVEELTATLLCKLGPGQSEIAEELCLRLQHKEKMLQDLLSDRNHQTTEHDAEIRELLQALSTKEQQSRVAAEKMAHALAERSCELQLLRQHVLGKEPVGTQLAGARLLKQDKQPIQEILQRACGATAIAGPPQGDSSCRTEGVTMSAAELEKDLVNAKEELELMAKKERESRRELAALQSVVATQEEELQVQASDIESLTRTIQIKEDLIKDLQMQLVDPEEIPAVERLTQEVLVLREKVALVESRGQEATGNRRQQLLLMLEGLVAERNRLNEALQAERQLYGSLVKFHTHPDSAARDHTLQVELEGVHELRGQLEEALGRSLERLSRLETQGAIGGQATGTDADDASTNFTSSIKEEAAHGVATQHSSPRTPKESGGTERTLMGSTAPAMLERELQAEKELRELKAQLEEAGFSSVSQIRKAMLSLCLENAELKEQMGEATSLLESGEQEEAGLGTPLAPEPHRLQRKSRSALRDHPTGGSGDGQGVPAERGAVPAKRPALEARSQDDVPKRPCPGTTGGGDRSHVEGTIPGGGWPGLGAELRSQVAQGQRQCQELQDKLAASEATVRAQAEQLEKYHILLPGEPHAQQLSKQVQVDFQDLGYETCGRSETEADRDETTSPECEEPDVFSEPSLGEEPGSLCQPGMPRAGKAARKAVAPVDVGALHQHIQDLKTQLLNANKVIQSLQRRARSISVTSGYTSGTERPPPGPMALASPAYSLTDEDEGWQSDGHSTLCPPALRAHRDLQHLVHRVTLLEAQLPATKPGGILPKELQSATWPGKYDSLIQAQARELSHLRQVLREGRGVSRSLAQHLRDALRSFEDILRGTDIDYYLGQGFREQLAQGRQLAERLSNKLGTRDRQDGEDKTSHELLALRLSRELQEKEKVIESLEAKLQERCESPGSSHPPSESSRSATSSSFVSEGLEPCSDGDAASECSQCHEEPARIAGLHFDSLSKPVSAPLPVLAPGLPPFLPAEPPHPAAPPLLGCCGTPVCSLAEAQQELQVLRRQLGESVTLPVAPAKPTAPLGPFGEGSKAPASLCRHGALQSLAEIPGATETCALWDVPPPGQPLYGALPLGYPSSQRLTGADLLEEHLVEIRSLRQRLEESICTNDRLREQLERRLASTSKASGLPGDVCTQTLEPGLQLSGENQALREDNRTLRLQCDHLSQELAQVQEALLAACSRAREAEAELGQRRGEQRRLAEELTKHQEGVQQLREERRSLQEDNNRLQHTVTLLQQQYEEHRLLLQTLRMELHVYESLPGPSAETRAGCFPSPPVRDVGTSSAAPLFSQLPSDTSVARRMDEPRGADPLVSKTEGPTGAHVVGRLDTYRALEQHILEGKALAHELMCLTRPALGLPNCPLPGKEVTRGQDGAGGGGGPDPPWPMCKVAPEPATSPEACRAGKWQVVPSLGAVAGTALPCWAGHGESPGAAGCGCPSSTGSRTLLPQALGWAGAGHLWGSASTLHHVLEECASFLAAFWSTVLPVGPAQHQGKEQELQGEIVALRAQLSEREDALRSTAERLRGTAQLKDSMEQFIVSQLTRTHSVLRKARTNLEVKAQQALPVA; this is encoded by the exons GGACCCCTGCAGTGGCGACGGGCCAGCCGTGCTCCCCGGAGCCAGCTGCATGGCGG cttcccaAGACAGGCCGTGGGGTGAGGGCGACGAGGACCCCGTGCTGGCCGAGCCGGGGGGGTCCCATGGCCCCCCGGgtgctcagccccagcctggcccctTGGTGCAAACGTGTCTCCTCCGGGACCTGGAGATGGGTCCCCTCGCCCAGACACAGACCCTGCGGGACTTCGAGCAG CACCTCAACGACCTCAAAAAGGAGAATTTCAGCCTCAAGCTGCGCATCTACTTTCTGGAGGAGCGCGTCCAGCAGAAGGGCGAGGGCAGCCGGGATGATGTTTACCGGCGG AACATCGAGCTGAAGGTGGAGGTGGAGAGCCTGAAGCGGGAGCTGCAGGAGAAGCAACAAGCCCTGGACAACACATG GGTGGCCGCAGAGAACCAGACGACCCGCAGCCAGGCAGCGCTCCGGCAGCAGTATGAGGAACGGCAGCGGGAGTCGGAGCACGTCTATGAGCTCCTGGAAAACAAGATCCAGCTCCTGCAGGAG GAGGCCAGGCTGGCACGGAGTGAGGCCGAGCAGGCCACGGCACTGGCCAGAGCTGAGGCGGAGCGGTGccgggagctggcagggaagCTGAAGGAAGCTGCgaggatgaaggaggaggagaggagcgATGATGGCTGTGGTGCCATGGCTCAGAG gAGGATCGAAGAGCTGACCCAAGAGCTGGCCGACAGCCACCGGCTCGTGGAGACACTGTCAGCTGAGAAGCATGACCTGCAGCAGCGCCTGGAGGAGCCCCCAGCTATGGGGGGGCAG aATTTGCAGGATGAACATCAGCAGCTGGCTCCAGGTGACCCGGCAGCAGGGGAGCATGTGCCCGATCTCTGTGTTGCAGAGCTGCAGGGTAAAATCCAGCAGTTTGAAGCTGCCAACAAG TTGTTACAGGAAAAGCTGAATGAAttgaattttgaattaaaatctgTCCAAGAAACATCGCAAAGGCAAGATTGTACAATCCAGAGTCTGAACGAGGTCCTGAAGAGCAAAGAGAGTAAG ACAGAAGAGCTGTACCATATCATTGAAGGGCAGAATGAGACAATGGGCAAGCTGCGGGACATGTTACACAGAAGCCACCTGGGACAGTTGCAG ATGTCAGAGAGCCCACTCTCATCCCAGGAGCAGCAAATGTCACTGCTAGATCTTCAGAATACGCTTTTCTGCACCAAGCTGGAGGTGCAGAAACTGAAAAGAGCTCAGCGCCAGAAAGAGCATCAACTGACTGAAGCCAGGAGAGCAACCCAGCTCCTAGAGACCATGGTGCAtgaggaggagcagcagaaagaggCAGCCTTGAAACACAACCAG GAGCTGCGTGCTGTGGtacagcagctgcaggcagagctgcaggacaAGGCTCAGCAGCTCCAGACGGTAGAGTGGGAGAAATGCCGTGAGCTGCAGGCCCAGGAGCAGAAAGTTCACCGTTTGAGTCAGCATCTGGCTCGCAAGGAACAGCTTCTGCAG GAATCAAGAGAGCTTCTGCAATGCCAGCAAAGCTCGGACAAGAGTCCTGCAGCCATGAATGCCATGTTGGAGAAACTGCAGCAGCGAGTCAGCGACAGGGATGATGCTCTGGAG CGAGCAGTGGATGAGAAGTTCTGTGCCCTGGAGAAGAAAGAGCAAGAGCTGCAACAGCTCCATCTCTCAATAAGGGAGCGTGGAAGTGACCTGGAGAGACTGCGCAATGTCCTATCCAGCAACGAGGCCACCATTCAT AGCCTGGAGAGCCTCCTGAAAGCCAAAACCCTGGAACTAGAGCAGGTCTCAGCAACCTGCCAAAACCTCCAGTGGCTCAAGGAGGAGATCGAAGCCAAATCCTGCATCaggcagaaggagcaggaggggatCATCCAGCAGCTGCAGACCTGCTTGCATGACAGGAACAAGGAAGTGGAG GAGCTTACAGCAACTCTGCTGTGCAAGTTGGGCCCAGGACAGAGTGAGAtagcagaggagctgtgcttgCGTCTCCAGCACAAGGAGAAGATGCTGCAGGATCTCCTCAGTGACAGGAACCATCAGACCACGGAGCATGATGCTGAAATCCGGGAGCTGCTGCAGGCCCTGAGCACCaaggagcagcagagcaga GTGGCTGCTGAGAAGATGGCACATGCTTTGGCTGAAAGGAGCTGCGAGTTACAACTCCTACGCCAGCATGTGTTGGGGAAGGAGCCTGTCGGGACCCAGTTGGCTGGTGCCAGGCTGTTGAAGCAGGACAAACAGCCCATACAA GAAATACTGCAAAGAGCTTGTGGAGCTACAGCCATTGCCGGACCCCCACAGGGGGACAGCAGCTGCAGGACAGAGGGAG TTACAATGTCAGCAGCAGAACTTGAGAAGGATCTTGTTAATGCCAAAGAGGAGCTGGAGCTGATGgcaaagaaggaaagggaaagcagG CGGGAGCTCGCTGCTCTCCAGTCTGTTGTGGCCAcgcaggaggaagagctgcaggTGCAGGCCTCCGATATAGAGTCCTTGACCAGGACCATCCAGATCAAAGAGGACCTCATCAAG GATCTGCAGATGCAGCTGGTAGATCCCGAAGAAATTCCAGCCGTGGAAAGGCTGACGCAAGAAGTGCTGGTGCTTCGGGAGAAAGTGGCCTTAGTGGAGTCACGAGGACAGGAGGCTACTGGAAACAGAAGGCAGCAG TTGTTACTGATGCTGGAAGGGCTGGTGGCTGAAAGGAATCGGTTAAATGAGGCTCTCCAGGCAGAGAGGCAGCTCTACGGCAGCCTGGTAAAGTTTCACACGCACCCAGACAG CGCTGCAAGAgaccacactctgcaggtggaGCTGGAGGGGGTCCACGAGCTCCGGGGACAACTGGAAGAAGCTCTTGGAAGAAGCTTGGAGCGTTTGAGCAGGCTGGAGACACAGGGCGCCATAGGAG GTCAGGCCACAGGCACAGATGCTGATGATGCCAGTACCAACTTCACCAGCAGCATCAAGGAAGAAGCAGCCCATGGCGTGGCAACCCAGCAC AGCAGTCCCCGGACCCCTAAGGAAAGTGGGGGCACTGAAAGGACCCTGATGGGGAGCACGGCACCCGCCATGCTGGAGCGGGAGTTGCAGGCAGAAAAGGAGCTGCGGGAGCTGAAGGCACAGCTGGAGGAAGCTGGCTTCTCCTCTGTCTCCCAAATCAG GAAGGCGATGCTGAGCCTGTGCCTGGAGAATGCGGAGCTGAAGGAGCAGATGGGTGAAGCCACATCACTGCTGGagagtggggagcaggaggaggctgggctgggcaccCCCCTGGCCCCTGAGCCCCACAGGCTGCAGCGGAAGAGCCGCAGTGCCCTCAGGGATCACCCGACTGGTGGCAGCGGGGATGGCCAGGGGGTCCCGGCAGAGCGGGGAGCTGTGCCTGCCAAACGCCCAGCGCTGGAGGCACGATCCCAGGATGATGTGCCCAAGAGACCTTGCCCTGGCACCACGGGTGGAGGGGACAGGAGCCAT GTGGAGGGCACGATCCCTGGCGGgggctggccagggctgggcGCGGAGCTGCGGTCCCAGGTGGCGCAGGGCCAAAGGCAgtgccaggagctgcaggacaAGCTCGCCGCCTCGGAGGCCACGGTGCGGGCGCAAGCTGAGCAGCTGGAGAAGTACCACATCCTGCTCC CAGGTGAACCCCACGCCCAGCAGCTCAGCAAGCAAGTGCAGGTGGACTTCCAGGACCTGGGCTATGAGACGTGTGGGCGAAGCGAGACTGAGGCTGACCGGGACGAGACCACCAGCCCCG aGTGCGAGGAGCCAGATGTATTCAGCGAGCCCAGCCTGGGCGAGGAGCCGGGGTCCCTGTGCCAGCCAGGGATGCCCAGGGCGGGCAAGGCTGCCCGGAAAGCTGTGGCTCCGGTGGACGTGGGAGCCCTGCACCAGCACATACAGGACCTCAAGACACAGCTACTCAATGCCAACAAGGTGATCCAGAGCCTGCAGCGCCGTGCCCGCTCCATCTCTGTCACCAGTGGCTACACCTCTGGCACCGAGCGGCCCCCACCAGGTCCCATGGCCCTGGCCTCCCCAGCCTACAGCCTCACTGACGAGGACGAGGGCTGGCAGTCGGATGGCCACAGCACCCTCTGCCCGCCCGCCCTGCGGGCACACCGCGACCTGCAGCACCTCGTGCACCGCGTCACCCTCCTCGAGGCACAGCTGCCTGCAACCAAGCCTGGAGGCATTTTGCCCAAGGAGCTGCAATCTGCCACTTGGCCGGG GAAGTACGACTCGCTGATCCAGGCACAGGCTCGCGAGCTCTCCCACCTCCGGCAGGTGCTGCGGGAGGGCCGTGGGGTGAGCCGCAGCCTGGCCCAGCACCTGCGTGATGCCCTGCGGTCCTTTGAGGACATTCTCCGTGGCACCGACATCGACTACTACTTGGGCCAGGGCTTCCGGGAGCAGctggcccagggcaggcagctggcTGAGAGGCTCAGCAACAAGCTGGGCACCA GAGATCGACAAGATGGGGAGGATAAAACCAGCCACGAACTCCTGGCACTGAG GCTCAGCCGGGAGCTCCAGGAGAAGGAGAAGGTGATTGAGAGCCTGGAGGCGAAGCTGCAGGAGCGTTGTGAGTCCCCGGGCAGCAGCCACCCACCCTCCGAATCATCCCGCTctgccaccagctcctccttcGTGTCTGAGGGGCTGGAGCCCTGCTCGGACGGGGACGCAGCCAGCGAGTGCAGCCAGTGCCATGAGGAGCCCGCCCGAATCGCAG GCCTTCACTTTGACTCCTTGTCCAAACCTGTTAGTGcccccctgcctgtgctggcccCCGGGCTGCCCCCCTTCCTGCCTGCTGAGCCCCCCCATCCCGCAGCCCCGCCTCTCCTGGGCTGCTGCGGGACCCCCGTCTGCTCCCTGGCCGAGGCGCAGCAGGAACTGCAGGTGCTCCGGAGGCAGCTGGGAGAAA GTGTGACGCTGCCCGTAGCACCAGCAAAGCCCACAGCCCCACTGGGCCCCTTCGGAGAGGGCAGCAAAGCCCCGGCGTCGCTCTGCCGACACGGTgcgctgcagagcctggctgagatCCCCGGGGCCACCGAGACCTGCGCCCTCTGGGACGTACCCCCTCCCGGCCAGCCGCTTTATGGGGCCCTGCCGTTGGGGTACCCCTCCAGCCAGAGGCTAACGG GGGCAGACCTGCTGGAGGAACACTTGGTGGAGATCCGGAGCCTGCGCCAGCGCCTCGAGGAGTCCATCTGCACCAACGACCGGCTCCGGGAGCAGCTCGAACGCCGCCTGGCCTCCACCAGCAAGGCCAGCG GACTGCCTGGAGATGTCTGCACCCAGACGCTGGAGCCGGGGCTGCAGCTGAGCGGGGAGAACCAGGCTCTGCGTGAGGACAACCGGACCCTGCGGCTCCAGTGTGACCACCTCTCCCAAG agctggcGCAGGTGCAGGAGGCGCTCCTGGCTGCCTGCTCCCGGGCACGGGAGGCTGAAGCAGAGCTGGGCCAGAGGCGTGGGGAGCAGCGGAGGCTGGCGGAGGAGCTCACCAAGCACCAAGAGGGTGTCCAGCAGCTCCGGGAGGAGCGGCGCTCTCTGCAGGAGGACAACAACAG gctgcagcacaCAGTGAcgctcctgcagcagcagtaTGAGGAGCACCGCCTGCTCCTGCAGACCCTGCGCATGGAGCTGCACGTCTATGAGAGCCTTCCTGGCCCCTCTGCCGAGACCCGTGCAG GCTGCTTCCCATCTCCTCCAGTGCGGGATGTTGGCACAAGTTCAGCAGCTCCCCTCTTCTCCCAGCTGCCCTCTGACACGTCGGTGGCCCGGCGGATGGATG AGCCACGTGGGGCAGACCCGCTGGTGAGCAAGACCGAGGGACCGACGGGGGCCCATGTTGTCGGCCGCCTGGACACCTACCGGGCCCTGGAGCAGCACATCCTGGAGGGGAAGGCGCTGGCCCACGAGCTGATGTGTCTCACGCGCCCGGCCCTTGGGCTGCCCAACTGCCCACTCCCAGGAAAGGAGGTAACGCGTGGGCAGgacggggctggcggcggcggggggccagACCCTCCGTGGCCCATGTGTAAAGTGGCTCCTGAGCCCGCTACCAGCCCTGAGGCTTGCAGGGCCGGCAAGTGGCAGGTAGTCCCCAGCCTGGGGGCTGTTGCCGGCACTGCCCTGCCATGTTGGGCTGGGCACGGCGAGTCCCCGGGTGCAGCGGGATGCGGGTGCCCCAGCAGCACCGGCTCCCGCACCCTTCTCCCGCAGGCCCTGGGGTGGGCGGGCGCCGGGCACCTCTGGGGCAGCGCCAGCACCCTGCACCACGTCCTGGAGGAGTGTGCATCTTTCCTCGCTGCCTTCTGGAGCACTGTGCTGCCTGTCGGCCCTGCCCAGCACCAGGGCAAG GAGCAGGAGCTACAGGGCGAGATCGTGGCGCTGCGGGCCCAGCTGTCTGAGAGGGAGGATGCTCTGCGGAGCACGGCCGAGCGGCTGCGTGGCACAGCCCAGCTCAAGGACAGCATGGAGCAGTTCATCGTGAGCCAGC TGACCAGGACCCACAGTGTGCTGCGCAAGGCCAGGACGAACCTGGAG GTGAAGGCCCAGCAGGCCCTGCCTGTCGCATGA